From the Pyrenophora tritici-repentis strain M4 chromosome 5, whole genome shotgun sequence genome, the window ATACTGCGCCGCCGGCTCCAAGTCACCCCTCAGGATTACAGCGCTCGGGGCCTCAGCCTGTGAGAAGGTCTTCTACGGGGGACATGTAGTGTGGTTCAAACACAAGGGACGGCATCGTCTTCGCACGTGATGGAAGAAGTGGGGTTCTAATCGTCGACATGAGTCAGTCGCTGACACCACTGTGTATGTTTTGTGCTGGGTACACCCTTCACTTCATCTCTCTTCCTTAGCTTAACACAGTGATACCCACTGCTTTATAGATGGCGCAGTTCGAGGCGAAGGATTATTTATATATGCATTAATCCATATTTTTGATGTCCTGCATTGAAACCCACTATCTCTACCCCCCTAAGAGCTTTTTACGAACAAGTCAAGCGTGAATTCCTATTACGTTGTTGTTCCATCATGGCCATCACTGTATTCACACACACGCCGCGTCATTGCAAAACTAGCATACCGTGAAGAAAAGGGAGCGCTCGCTTCATAGAACGCCCATAAAAGTATAACTTGCATTCTTTTTTCTATCATCCATGTACACTACCCCGAGAGTCTCTATTTCTTGGGCTTGTATTCTGAAGGGTTGACCATCAGCTCCGGTCGGACGTACTTGTCAAAGTCTGCTTCGCTGATGACCTCGAGCTTGAGCGCTGCTTCCTTGAGCGTAAGGCCGTTCTTGTGTGCGTGCTTCGCGGTCTTGCTGGCAGCGTCGTAACCGATGATGGGGTTTAGGCAGGTGACAAGCATGAGACTAGGTCAAGTTAGCAATAGTTATAGCCAAACATGAATTGGGTGACTGACCTTTCGCTCATGATGGAGCTGATACGCTTCTCATCCGCCTCTAGACCGGCAACCAGGTTCTTCTCGAAGCTCCTCATGCCGTCCGCGAGCAGACGAGAGCTGTGGAGCAGGTTGCGGATCATGACGGGCTTGAACACGTTCAGCTCAAAGTTACCCTGCGATCCGGCAAAGGTGGTGGCTACGTGGTTACCAAAAACCTGAGCGCAAACCATGGTCAGAGACTCGCATTGGGTGGGGTTAACCTTTCCAGGCATGATAGAGGAACCCGGCTCGTTCTCAGGTAGCTTGAGCTCTCCGAGACCGCATCGTGGGCCGGAGCCGAGGAAACGTATATCTTGGGCAATCTTGAAAAGAGAGGTAGCGAGGGTGTTGAGCTGGCCGTGAGCCTCCACAATGGCGTCGTGGGCAGCGAGCGCTTCGAACTTGTTTGGTGCGGTAACAAAGTCCTTGCCAGTCATCTTGCTGACTTCAGAAGCGATATCCTCGGCAAAGCCCTTGAATGTGTTGATGCCGGTTCCGACAGCAGTTCCTCCCTGTGCCAACATCTTCAGGCGTGGCAGGCATGTCTTTATGCGCTCAATGCCAAAGTCCAGCTGCGCCACATAGCCAGAGAACTCCTGACCCAGGGTCAGAGGTGTGGCATCCTGCAAATGTGTCCTGCCAATCTTGATCAAGCTCTCCCATTGCTCAGACTTCTTCTTCAGAGCATCCCGTAAGCTGGTGAGGGCGGGGAGGAGCGACTCCTCAAAGTCGAGGACGGCGGCAATGTGCATGACGGTGGGGAAGGTGTCGTTGGAGGAGGCGGACATGTTGACGTGGTCGTTGGGATGAACAGGCTTCTTGGTGCCCATGGTGCCACCGAGGATCTCAATGGCGCGGTTGGAGATGACTTCGTTCGCGTTCATGTTGGACTGGGTGCCAGAGCCAGTCTGCCAGACAACGAGCGGGAAGTGATCGATGAGCTTGAGCGAGGCAACCTCGTCGGCCGCCTGCTGGATAGCCTTTCCAAGCTTTGGGTCTGCATGGCATTAGCAGTGTGGCTTCGTACTGATTGAACATGGCATACCCAGCCCAAACTTCATGTTGACAGTCGCAGCGGCGCCCTTGAGGATACCAAAGGCACGCACGATTGGCGGCGGCATGCGGTCCTGGGGCTGATTTATCTTGAAGTTCTCCAGCGAGCGCTCCGTCTGGGCGCCCCAGTACTTGTCAGAGGCCACCTGGATTTCGCCAAAGGCATCGCTCTCGGTTCGTGTGTTGGCCATGCTGCTGGTGAAGCTGAATTGGCGGCGCTGGAACGCGGCCTGTGTCTTCAATGGCGTGTACCGGGCGTTGGAAAGCGGACGGGCACTGCGGGCACAGCAGAATGAGGGGTTGGCCTTTGCATATGCGAGTGATCGCAATGCTCCAGCCTCGGCAGCCCGCAGCTTGGTTGCGCTTCGGAACATGGTAGCAGCCAGTGGTGGGGGGCAGAATAAGTTGAGGGTGAATGACTAGATGCCGGATTGGCTGATGGATGGCTTCAATCGAGGCTGAATGTAGACTAGAGGAACAATTGCCCACTACGTTTGAAGCTCCAGGTAAATCTGTCGCAGACACACAGACACACAGACACACGGAGCTCTCAGACTTCGCGGGCGACGGCCGGACTCAGTTCCGATCTTTCCCGCGTCATTCGGGCTGCACGTGACGTGCACAGCGCCAAGACTTGA encodes:
- a CDS encoding Lyase-1 multi-domain protein encodes the protein MFRSATKLRAAEAGALRSLAYAKANPSFCCARSARPLSNARYTPLKTQAAFQRRQFSFTSSMANTRTESDAFGEIQVASDKYWGAQTERSLENFKINQPQDRMPPPIVRAFGILKGAAATVNMKFGLDPKLGKAIQQAADEVASLKLIDHFPLVVWQTGSGTQSNMNANEVISNRAIEILGGTMGTKKPVHPNDHVNMSASSNDTFPTVMHIAAVLDFEESLLPALTSLRDALKKKSEQWESLIKIGRTHLQDATPLTLGQEFSGYVAQLDFGIERIKTCLPRLKMLAQGGTAVGTGINTFKGFAEDIASEVSKMTGKDFVTAPNKFEALAAHDAIVEAHGQLNTLATSLFKIAQDIRFLGSGPRCGLGELKLPENEPGSSIMPGKVNPTQCESLTMVCAQVFGNHVATTFAGSQGNFELNVFKPVMIRNLLHSSRLLADGMRSFEKNLVAGLEADEKRISSIMSESLMLVTCLNPIIGYDAASKTAKHAHKNGLTLKEAALKLEVISEADFDKYVRPELMVNPSEYKPKK